In the genome of Gemmatimonadaceae bacterium, one region contains:
- a CDS encoding four helix bundle protein has product MADYRKLKVWQKAHSLSLHAHRAATRIRGQHYAALRSQIIRSASSMPTNIVEGREQKTDPAFARYLRFSISSVSELEYHLLEAKDIEVISASEHHSLSSEVVEVRMMLHGLIRRLEGGEEDDAPKPESP; this is encoded by the coding sequence ATGGCGGATTACCGGAAGCTCAAAGTCTGGCAGAAGGCGCACTCGCTTTCGCTCCACGCGCATCGGGCAGCTACGCGCATTCGCGGCCAACACTATGCCGCGTTGCGAAGCCAGATCATCCGCTCGGCGAGCTCAATGCCGACGAACATCGTCGAGGGCCGCGAGCAGAAGACGGATCCCGCTTTCGCCCGATACCTTCGGTTTTCGATCTCATCGGTTTCGGAGCTGGAATACCATCTCTTGGAGGCGAAAGACATCGAGGTCATCAGCGCCAGCGAGCACCACTCGCTATCGAGCGAGGTCGTGGAGGTCCGGATGATGTTGCACGGGCTCATTCGCCGCCTGGAAGGTGGCGAGGAAGATGACGCGCCAAAACCTGAGTCGCCCTAA
- a CDS encoding response regulator, translating into MDDEAKSPKPLEGARVLIVEDNAPMRTAMVRFLESAGCEVLEAGTPSEALTKAREDMGRIDVALVDLILPEMSGPECSDLLREDRPDLAIAYMSGYAERVSEGFPEDDTPVLLTKPFAREELVGTIRSLLSR; encoded by the coding sequence GTGGATGATGAGGCGAAATCGCCCAAACCGCTCGAGGGCGCGCGCGTGTTGATAGTGGAAGACAACGCGCCGATGCGCACGGCCATGGTCCGTTTTCTCGAGAGCGCCGGCTGTGAGGTGCTCGAGGCAGGAACGCCGAGCGAAGCGTTGACCAAGGCACGCGAAGACATGGGTCGCATCGACGTCGCTCTGGTAGACCTCATTCTTCCCGAGATGAGCGGCCCGGAGTGCAGCGACCTCCTGAGGGAAGACCGCCCCGACCTCGCAATCGCCTACATGTCGGGATACGCCGAAAGGGTGAGCGAAGGGTTTCCTGAAGACGATACCCCGGTTCTGCTGACGAAACCTTTCGCGCGCGAGGAGCTCGTCGGGACGATCCGGAGTCTGCTGAGTCGCTGA
- a CDS encoding L,D-transpeptidase family protein: MTSTQSDARTIRLLALAALLAVAACSRGEADTEAETARAWAPEQLKSVNEVPATAIVAAMETKLAETAPRTIDREQWSHTKALYKAYGTKPLWLTPKGLHDARTRALTDAILAVHSDAMRIDDYPIPRLAAALAAVKGNRNPTAEQLAEADVMLTASYAALGEDLLTGQINPKTVSKSWFVDPREENVDSALARGLRIDALDRSLATMRPQDTDYQGLRVELDRYRKLVLAGGWPRVPLTESVKPGERISPAVATALRARLTAQGFEIAAAAPGDTGSRPVAAPAATYDRALAAAVAQFQARSTIVVDSVLGGETLEALNKPAQYRLAQIAANMERYRWLPRSLGSRYIFVNVPAFRLEAYDGGKIVLEMKVIVGQEYEDRATPVFSDSMEYVVFRPYWLVPPNIAEKEIFPKGPGYLAANNMEVYTAGGETRVRQRPGDDNALGQIKFMFPNDFAIYLHDTPNRELFKEDVRAFSHGCIRVERPNRLANFVLGWEQDRIDEAMNRGPDDRTVKLPRKIPVYIAYITTYMRGGQLYFGNDLYARDDRLMDVVGPAAMPTPQAVAAVQALRRIADR, encoded by the coding sequence ATGACTTCAACTCAATCAGATGCCCGCACGATACGACTCCTCGCGCTCGCGGCGCTCCTCGCCGTTGCGGCCTGCTCTCGCGGCGAAGCCGACACCGAGGCCGAGACAGCCAGGGCCTGGGCTCCGGAGCAGCTCAAGTCCGTCAATGAAGTCCCCGCCACGGCGATCGTGGCCGCGATGGAGACGAAGCTCGCCGAGACCGCGCCGCGCACTATCGACCGCGAGCAGTGGTCCCACACCAAGGCGCTGTACAAGGCCTACGGCACCAAGCCGCTCTGGCTGACGCCGAAAGGGCTGCACGACGCGCGCACGCGCGCGCTGACCGACGCGATTCTGGCCGTCCACTCCGACGCGATGCGGATCGACGATTACCCGATCCCGCGCCTCGCCGCCGCGCTCGCGGCCGTGAAGGGCAACCGGAATCCGACGGCCGAGCAGCTCGCCGAAGCCGACGTGATGCTCACGGCGTCGTACGCCGCCCTCGGCGAGGACCTGCTCACCGGCCAGATCAACCCGAAGACGGTCTCAAAGAGCTGGTTCGTGGATCCGCGGGAAGAGAACGTGGACAGCGCGCTCGCGCGCGGCCTGCGAATCGACGCGCTCGACCGGTCGCTCGCGACGATGCGGCCGCAGGACACGGACTACCAGGGACTTCGCGTCGAGCTCGACAGGTACCGCAAGCTCGTGCTGGCCGGCGGATGGCCGCGCGTGCCGCTCACCGAATCGGTGAAGCCGGGCGAACGGATCAGCCCCGCCGTTGCGACCGCGCTGCGCGCGCGGCTCACGGCCCAGGGATTCGAGATCGCCGCGGCTGCTCCCGGCGACACCGGCAGCCGCCCGGTAGCTGCGCCCGCCGCGACGTACGACCGCGCGCTCGCGGCTGCCGTGGCGCAGTTCCAGGCCCGGAGCACGATCGTCGTGGACAGCGTGCTCGGCGGCGAGACGCTCGAAGCGCTCAACAAGCCGGCGCAGTACCGGCTCGCGCAGATCGCGGCGAACATGGAGCGGTATCGCTGGCTGCCGCGCTCATTGGGCTCGCGCTACATCTTCGTCAACGTTCCCGCGTTCCGCCTGGAGGCGTACGACGGCGGCAAGATCGTGCTCGAGATGAAGGTCATCGTCGGGCAGGAGTATGAGGACCGCGCGACGCCGGTGTTCTCCGACTCGATGGAGTACGTGGTATTCCGGCCGTACTGGCTGGTGCCGCCCAACATCGCGGAGAAGGAAATCTTCCCGAAGGGGCCCGGCTACCTCGCGGCCAACAACATGGAGGTGTACACCGCGGGCGGGGAGACGCGCGTCCGGCAGCGCCCGGGCGACGACAACGCGCTCGGCCAGATCAAGTTCATGTTCCCGAACGATTTCGCCATTTATCTGCACGATACGCCGAACCGCGAGCTGTTCAAGGAAGACGTGCGCGCCTTCAGCCACGGCTGCATCCGGGTCGAGCGGCCGAACCGGCTGGCCAACTTCGTCCTCGGCTGGGAGCAGGACAGGATAGATGAAGCGATGAACCGCGGGCCAGACGACCGCACGGTAAAGCTGCCGCGGAAGATCCCGGTCTACATCGCATACATCACGACGTACATGCGCGGTGGGCAATTGTATTTCGGCAATGACCTGTACGCGCGCGACGACCGGTTGATGGACGTCGTCGGCCCGGCGGCGATGCCGACGCCGCAGGCGGTGGCCGCGGTTCAGGCGCTCAGGCGGATAGCCGATCGGTAG